A DNA window from Vigna angularis cultivar LongXiaoDou No.4 chromosome 1, ASM1680809v1, whole genome shotgun sequence contains the following coding sequences:
- the LOC108319675 gene encoding vesicle-associated protein 1-1: protein MSSGELLNIEPLKLKFPFELKKQISCSLQLSNKTDAYVAFKVKTTNPKKYWVRPNTGIVMPRSTCDVIVTMQAQKEAPPDMQCKDKFLLQIVKTVDGASTKDITPEMFNKESGHVVEERKLRVVYVSPPQDKLAEELLKREGNKSRGGIICHYWLINWLPWHNNGVPLEEDLSSSVLQFDRSFFVPDFQAIMRKVKIE, encoded by the exons ATGAGCAGTGGGGAGCTCCTCAACATCGAACCTCTCAAACTCAAGTTCCCCT TTGAACTGAAGAAGCAGATCTCATGTTCTCTTCAATTGTCTAATAAGACCGATGCTTATGTCGCCTTCAAG GTGAAAACAACCAATCCGAAGAAGTATTGGGTTCGTCCGAACACTGGAATTGTCATGCCGCGATCTACTTGTGATGTTATCG TTACCATGCAAGCACAAAAAGAGGCTCCGCCTGATATGCAATGCAAGGATAAGTTTCTTCTTCAGATCGTAAAAACTGTTGATGGTGCTAGTACGAAGGACATCACTCCGGAAATG TTCAACAAGGAGTCGGGGCATGTGGTCGAGGAGAGAAAATTGAGAGTGGTGTATGTTTCTCCTCCTCAAGACAAATTGGCAGAG GAGCTACTGAAGCGGGAAGGCAACAAAAGTCGTGGAGGTATCATATGTCATTATTGGCTTATTAATTGGCTTCCTTGGCATAATAATGGGGTACCTCTTGAAGAAGACCTAAGCAGTTCTGTGCTTCAATTTGATCGTAGTTTCTTTGTTCCTGACTTTCAAGCAATTATGAGAAAAGTGAAAATAGAGTAA
- the LOC108345506 gene encoding probable aspartyl protease At4g16563, with translation MTSTMLLFLVLFIVLCLSHPSFQMLLLPLTHTLSHAQFNNTHHLLKSTSARSTARFRRQLSLPLSPGSDYTLSFNLGRQAQPITLYMDTGSDLVWFPCAPFECILCEGKPNEPNASPPANITRSVAVSCKSLACSAAHNLAPSSDLCAMARCPLESIETSDCASFKCPPFYYAYGDGSLVARLYRDSLSLSSLSLRNFTFGCAHTALAEPTGVAGFGRGLLSLPAQLATLSPQLGNRFSYCLVSHSFDSERVRKSSPLILGRYEEKEKEKINGGEMVEFVYTPMLENPKHPYFYIVSLIGMSVGKKNIPAPEMLRRVNHRGDGGVVVDSGTTFTMLPETFYNSIVDEFDRRVVRVNQRAHQIEEKTGLAPCYYLNAVAEVPVMTLRFAGGNSSVVLPRKNYFYEFLDGSDETKGKKRVGCLMLMNGGDERELSGGPGATLGNYQQQGFEVVYDLVEKRVGFAKRHCASLWDRLNRDKN, from the coding sequence ATGACTTCCACTATGTTGTTGTTCTTGGTTTTGTTCATCGTACTATGTCTTTCACATCCCTCCTTCCAAATGCTACTCTTGCCACTTACACACACTCTTTCCCATGCTCAATTCAACAACACTCACCACCTCTTGAAATCCACCTCCGCCCGTTCCACCGCCCGCTTCCGCCGCCAACTCTCCCTCCCCCTCTCACCTGGCAGTGACTACACCCTCTCCTTCAACCTGGGCCGCCAGGCCCAGCCCATAACCCTCTACATGGACACAGGCAGTGACTTAGTATGGTTCCCCTGCGCCCCTTTCGAATGCATTCTCTGCGAGGGAAAGCCCAACGAACCCAACGCCTCTCCGCCAGCCAACATCACTCGAAGCGTCGCCGTTTCGTGCAAGTCTCTCGCATGTTCCGCAGCGCACAACTTAGCCCCCTCTTCCGATCTCTGCGCAATGGCTCGTTGCCCTCTGGAATCGATTGAAACCTCCGACTGTGCCAGTTTCAAGTGTCCCCCGTTTTACTACGCTTATGGCGACGGAAGCTTAGTCGCGCGTCTGTATCGTgactccctctctctctcttctctgtcTCTTAGAAACTTCACCTTCGGTTGCGCACATACAGCTCTCGCTGAACCTACCGGAGTCGCCGGATTCGGCCGCGGTTTGCTCTCTCTCCCGGCGCAGCTAGCCACTCTGTCTCCTCAACTCGGAAACCGCTTTTCGTACTGCCTTGTTTCTCACTCGTTTGACTCTGAGCGAGTTCGAAAATCGAGTCCGCTCATTCTCGGTCGTTACGaggagaaggaaaaggagaagatCAATGGCGGTGAAATGGTTGAGTTTGTGTACACGCCTATGCTTGAAAACCCTAAGCATCCTTATTTTTATATCGTTAGCTTAATCGGAATGTCTGTAGGGAAAAAGAATATTCCCGCGCCGGAGATGCTGCGGCGGGTGAACCATCGAGGAGACGGTGGAGTTGTTGTGGATTCCGGCACAACGTTCACGATGTTGCCGGAGACGTTTTACAACTCGATTGTTGACGAGTTTGACCGCCGAGTCGTGCGAGTCAACCAGCGCGCGCATCAGATTGAGGAAAAAACTGGACTTGCGCCGTGCTATTATTTGAACGCGGTGGCGGAAGTTCCTGTTATGACGTTGCGTTTTGCTGGAGGGAATTCCAGTGTGGTGCTGCCTAGGAAGAATTATTTTTACGAGTTTTTGGACGGCAGCGATGAGACAAAGGGGAAGAAGAGGGTGGGGTGTTTGATGTTGATGAACGGTGGAGATGAGCGTGAGCTGAGCGGTGGGCCGGGGGCCACACTCGGGAATTACCAGCAGCAAGGATTTGAGGTTGTGTATGACCTGGTAGAGAAGCGCGTGGGATTCGCCAAGAGGCATTGCGCGTCGCTCTGGGATAGACTGAATCGGGACAAGAACTAG